Part of the Spirochaeta isovalerica genome, GCTTCAAATATTGAACTGATCATAAACTGATTGTCATTTTTTTCGATAAAAATGTAAACAATAGTTTATAATTTTGTGGTGACAGAGAAACCTGATTCTTTTGTTGTATAGTTAGGATTAATTAGCGAGGTATAATATATGTCTTTAAGAAAAATATGTTTCCTGTCCCTTCTCCTGATTCCTGTTTTCCTGTTTTCAGGCGGACAGACAGAGATTTCTCAGGAGAACAGAATTGTATACGATATTGATAATTTCAACTCCATCGACGGTTCAGCTGCATTTGACATTGAAGTAAGGCAAAGCGATCGTTTTTCCCTTATCGTTTATGCTGATAAGTCCACTGCTGCCAAAATGCTTGTGGAAAAAAGAGGCCGAACTCTTGTTCTGGGGATGAAACCTTTTTCCGGTCCGGGATGGAACAAATCTCCAAAGGCTGTGATAACCATGCCTGAACTCGTCTCCGTTGAAATGTCCGGCGCATCGTCTATGATTGCCGCCGGTTTCCGTTCCGATAGAAGTTTTTCAGTCGATATTTCCGGTGCCAGTTCTCTTGAAATCGATATTACAGCGTCTTCGGCCGATCTTGAAATGAGCGGCGCTTCCAACCTGAAAGCCGTTCTCGAAGTCCCGGAGGTCAGGCTTGAGATATCGGGCAGCAGCGATCTGGAGCTGGTAGGCCGGGGAGGACGCCTCAAGGCGAAGATCAGCGGCGCTTCTTCGGGAGATTTAAGTGATTTTAAACTTTCGGAAGCTTCGATCGACCTGTCCGGAAGCAGCGACCTGACAATCCGCCTTGACGGAAAGCTTGATCTCGACGCATCCGGTGCTTCAAAATTATATTATTCAGGAGATGTGAACCTTGGATCGATTGAACTTTCCGGTGCATCTTCATTAAAAGAGAGGTAACCTAAGAATCCCGCTGTTTAAAAAGTTAGTAACAATCCCTATCCTCTTTTTTGTTCTATCGTCGATAGGAGCGGAAGGTGAGTTGGATACGTCCTTCGTTCAGAGGCGCTACGAGTTTTCCGGTTTCAATGGGATTTCGGCAAACGGTCCCGTCAGAATCAGGATCATGCAAGCCGAAGATTGGGATGTCCGGGTTTTCAGCTCCCGGGAAGATAGCGGCTCCATAAAAATCAGGCATAGAAATGAGATCTTTCAGATCCGAATAAACGAAAGACCGGTTACCCAGGCCCCGACACCGGTTATTGTTATCACCATGCCAGAATTAACCTCACTTGAACTGGAGGGAGCAGTTGAAATGGAAGCCGGCGGATTTTCCAGCAACTTGCCGTTGAATGTGCTGATGAAATCCGGCGCTTATCTGAATATCAATGGTTTTGAAGCTTCTGAATCAATTTTCACTATGGAAGGCCCCTGTATCCTTCACGCTTTCCTATCTGTTGACAGAATGGAAATAAACAGTACCGGAAAGATGGCTGCACGTCTTGGCGGAAGGATGGAAGAACTCTTTCTCTCAGCCGAAAGCTCTTCCCGGCTTGATGGTACAATGCTTCTTGTCGACAGGGTTGAGCTGGATTTAAAGGGAATCTGTGAAATACGCATATCGCCGGATCAATCTCTATCTGTAAGAAGTGACGATGAATCAATCATTTACTATAACGGGGAGTATTTGAAGGAAGAGCCCTCTGTTTATGGACCGGCTCTTTTGAGAAAGTACTGAAAAAAGTCTTTTTAGAATTGGACAGAATGCTGTTTTTTACTATAATCCATAAAAATCCCTGGAGTCTGATGAATGAAAGAAACCTTTTTTACTAAACTTGAAAAAGTGTGCCGCGAAAAGAACACACTTCTCTGTATCGGTCTGGATCCGAGAGTTTCTCCTTCTGATGGAGAATCGGCAGCAGATCTGATAATTGCTCAGAACAAAAAGATTATTGAAGAAACAGCGCCTTATGCAGCCTGCTTTAAACCCAATATCGCTTTTTACGAGATTTACGGACCGGAGGGATTAAAGGCTCTTGAAGAAACTCTGAATATGATTCCCGATGACATTCCTGTCATAATGGACTCGAAGCGCGGAGATATCGGCTCTACGGCCGAAGCCTATGCCGATTCCATTTTCGGTCATTATAAAGTAGGATCAACGACCCTTTCTCCCTATATGGGACGAGACGCCGTTGATCCTTTTTTGAAATGGGAAGACCGGGGTGTTTTTCTGCTCTGCAGAACATCAAATCCAAGCGCCGGAGCCGTTCAGGATCTGATGATTGGTGATAAGACGGTCTACGAGTATATGGCGTCGGAACTGACTTCTTGGAGCGACAGAGTCGGACTCGTTGTGGCCGGTAACGATATTCCGGCTATGGCCAAAGTCCGAGACATCGCTCCCGACGCCTGGTTTCTCGCACCCGGTATCGGCGCTCAGGGTGGTGATATGAAAGAGGCTGTTGAAGCGGGTATGCGGGAAGACGGTCTCGGAATCCTGCCCAATGTTTCCAGAGCCGTTTCAAATGCTCCGTCTCCCGGTGAAGCTGCAAGGAAATTCCGCGATGAAATGAACGAAGCCCGTGACGCCGTACTCAGGATGCGGAAATCAGAAGGCTACGAAAAGAAAGATTTTCTGATGGATAGGGTTGTAAAGGGACTTATCGATACTCAATGTTTCAAAGTCGGTGAATTCGTACTCAAATCGGGAAAGAAATCCCCCTTTTACATTGATATCAGAAGAGTCTCATCATCTGTGTCTCTTCTGAACGATGTCGCCGAAGCTTTCGCCAAAGTTCTTGAACCTGTAGAGTATGACCGAATAGCTGGTATTCCCGTAGCGGCTCTTCCTCTGGCGACGGCTGTTTCCCTGAAAACCGGTAAACCGATGATTTATCCCCGAATAACCATGAAAGCCCACGGTACGGGGAACAGAATTGAAGGGGAATACAATAAAGGTGAGAAGATTGTTCTTCTCGATGATCTGATCACTACGGGAAAGAGCAAGGTGGAAGCCATTGAAATCCTCCGTGAAGCCGGTCTGGTGGTGGATGATCTGGTTGTTCTTCTCGAAAGAGGGGCTCAGGGAAGAAAAGATATGGCTGCGGCTGAAATCAGTCTCCACGCTTACGCCCACGTCAGCGAACTTCTCGCTCCCTGCCACAAAATGGGGCTCATTGATGAGAAACAGTTTAACGAGATGACAGAATACGCATTAAAGGAATAGAATATGGCTGCGCTGGAGATTCTTCGCGATATTTTCTTTAAAGACATTTCCCTTGGAACTTTTAATTTACCTTTCAGCATTAGCGATGTCCTGCTGAAAGTTTTATTGCCTCTGATCGCTGTGATAATAACTTACAGAGTGATCCTGCTGGGATTGAAGCACCTGATGAAGGTCTTGAAAGTTAAAGAAGAACTGGCTGTCAGAATCTCCTCGTGGAGCCGCCGGATATTCCGGGTGGCCGCCTTCTTTGCCGGTATCGCTTTAATCGGTTCCCTCCTGGGGACCGAGATCGCCTTCTATATCGGCCAGTTTATCAACCTGCTCAATCAGCCCTTTTTCGAAACGGGAAATACGAAGATCTCTCTGGTTACGCTTCTCATGCTAATCCCTGTTTTCTGGGCCGCATCATGGGGCGGCAAATACACCAGGGTTCTTCTGGACCGGTCTTTTATCAGAAACCTCAATATCGATGAAGCGCGGAAATTTTCTATCGGAAGTATGACCCGTTATGCCGTTATGGCGGTAATTGTCCTCTTCGGATTGTCAATAATCGGTATCGACCTTTCTGCGCTGGGAGTTCTTTTCGGTGTACTGGGTATCGGTCTCGGTTTCGGTCTTCAGGGAACTGTAGCCAATTTCTTCGCCGGTCTTGTTCTTATCTCAACCGGGTATGTTAAGGAAAAAGACAGAATTGTCGTAAACAACAGCGAGGGGACTGTTATCAGCATAAAGATGCTTTCGACAATTGTCAGTACCGTGACTCATGAAAACCTGATCATACCCAACTCCCACCTTATGGAGAATGTCGTTCACAATTACTCCTTTGATGACAGGAAGGTTGTTATCATAAATAAGATACAGGTTTCATACGATTCGGACCTGGACAGAGTTCTTGAGATTATGGTCGATACGGTAAAGGAAAGCCCTTATCTGGTGAAAAGCGAAAATCCGGTCGCCCGTGTTCATTCTTTTGACGATTCGGGCATTACGATGAAGCTTATCAGCTGGATTAATGACAGCGCCAATAAATATGAGTTTCTGGGATGGGTTAATCTTGAACTGTGGAGAGCTTTCAAGAAGGAAGGAATTGAAATCCCATATCCTCAGCTGGACCTTCATGTGAAAAAAGAAAAAGGGGAGCCGGAACTCCCCGTTTGATTTACTTATTCCGTTTGAACAAAGCGGCTCTGATGCCTTTGTATTTTCTGTCTTCCACTGGTGTGAAGCCTTTGTTGTCTTTCAGGAGTTTGTGGATATCGGCGCTTTTTCCAATAACGAAAAACCATGCTCCGGGTTTCAGTATCTTTCTGGCCGCATCTTTCAAATCCTGTTCCCATTCGGTCCGTGTTACCGGCGTTATATCGAAACAGGCGAAATCGAGAGACTTTTCTTCAATCTTTTCAGGTAATAGAGACTCCGTATATAAGGGCAGTTCGACAATTTCGACCTGAGGCATTTCTCTTTTCAGATTTCTATCAGTCATTTTTATCTGAAGAAGATCTCTTCCCGAGAGATAAATCCTATCAAATCTATTGTTCTTTTTAACAGCTGTAAAAACGGGAATGTGTCCCTGACCGGGATTCCAGAAAAGACCGGTGCCCCGAATCTGGAAAGGATTGAGAACCTCCGCCGCATGGGTGATCCTGAAACCTGTATGATCGAAATCGGGAATATTATAGGCCGTTTCAAGCCTGTATTCTGTTTTCTTCAGTTGAAAAATATCGCTGTTGCGGACGTAGACCGCCATTTCATCATCGGGGTTTTCACACTTATGACCGCGGAAGTGAAAAACCGTGTAGTGATATGTCGCTTCTTTATGAAGGATTTCATGACCGTATTCAAGAATCTTCTGTTCTGCGAAATCCGCAAGTGGGGCAACAATGACCACTGCGACCCGTCCTTCGGCAGTTGTGAAATTGACAGATCTTCTGAAAAAATCTTCCAGAACTGTTTCCCCGGCTTTGGCGGGGATATTGGAAATGAGAAGATCGAAAGTCTTCTCCTCCAGATTTTCAAGAGAAAGGCTGGATTCAATGTTCAAGCCTTCAACTTTATTGATTCTGGCGTTCTCGAGGCTGAAAGCAACAGCCAGCGCATCCCTGTCTCTCATAGAGACGGAGGCTCCGGGAAAGCGTTTTTTTAAACTTATGCCGATAACACCGACGCCGCAACCCATATCGAGTACGGAATTTATCTTATCGTTTTCAATCTGCTGGGCAACCGTTTTAAGAAGCAGTTTTGAACCGCTGTCAATATCGTTGCTGCTGAACAAACCCAGGGAGAGAATGTATTTCATATTCTCTCCGCTGAATTTGAAAGGAACGTCCTTATTGACGAAATCGTTCAGTATCAATTGTTAATTCTTTCCTGATACTCTTTTGTTTCCACGTTGATTCGGATTTTCTCGCCCTGTTTTATGAATATGGGGACCTTGACAGTCAATCCCGTTTCAACGGTAACATATTTTGTCGCACCGGTAACTGTATCGCCTTTTACGCCGTCTTCAGCTTCTGTTACGATGAGATCCATTTTGGGAGGAAGTTTAATATCCAAAGCTTCATTATTCCAACGGACGACTCGGAAAGTCTCGCCTTCACGCATAAAATATCCCTTGTCTTCGAGACCTTCAACGGGAACTTCATACTGATCGAAGGTTTCGGAATTCATGAAGTGATAGCTTGAACCGTCAGAGTAGAGAAACTGGGAATCAACATCTTCCACATCGATTTCCTCGATATTGTCCTGCGTTTTATGGGTTACTTTAAGAACGGAGGCATTTCTGAGGTTTTTCAGTTTAAGTCTAACGAAAGAGGACCCTTTTCCGGGGTTAACAAAATCTCTTTCAACAACCAGGTAAGGAGCATCTTTTTCGAGAAGAAACATCCCTTTTTCGATAGCACCTGCTTTTATCTGACTCATGTTTATTCATTCCTTATCTATTAATTTCGAAAACAGAGTATATCATAAGTGAGGAAATAAGATCACCCCCCCAATCGATCTCTCTCCGGTTAATAGCATAATTAGTCGGTCTACGCCCATAGCGACACCGGAGCAACGGGGAAAGCCTTTCCCGAAAAACTCATGAAAATTCTCATCAACTTTATGGCTTACCGGGGAAAGGGCATCTTTCAGCGCTTTTTCCTCAGCATAATAATCACGGATTTTCTTCCGGTCATTCTCTTCGCTGAAGCAGTTCGCCAGCTCCATTCCCCCCGCGTAGAGTTCCCATCTTTCGGACCAGAGAGTTCCGTCGATTTCTTTTGCAAGAGTCTTGATACGCGAGGGATAATTGTAGAGAACGAGGGGCTTCTCCTGAGGCAGATTCGGTTCAACCCTGTCTATAAAAATCCGGTTGAAAAGAACCTCCCAGCTCTCATCTTCTTCGGGACCGAGATCCAGTTTGAGGCACTGGCTATAAAGCTGTTCCCTTTCATAGTGGGCTTCCAGGGAAAATCCGGCGTATCTGATGAAGGCTTCTTCCATAGACATCCGGGCAAAAGGAGGCTTGATGTTCCCCGGAGAGTTTTCATCAGTGAGAAAATGGAATAGTTCTTCCGTTTCCTGAATATTATCGAGATAGCCGAATCCGGTTTTATACCATTCCAGCATGGTGAATTCAGAATTGTGCTGCCTGCCGGACTGTTCGCTGTTGCGGAAGCTTTTGCATATTTGAAAAATATCTCCGCTGCCCATGGATAGCAGTTTTTTCATCCAGATTTCCGGGGAAGGGATGAGATAAAGATCTTTGTTTCCTTTGAAAGGATTAATCATCTCTGTCTTATAAATCTCAATGCTGGATTCGGGGATGAGATCAGGTGAAAGTAGGGGTGTATCGACTTCCAGATATCCTTTATTTATAAAGAAAGATCTGATTTGCATAATGATCTCAGAACGTTTTTTTATCAGTTCCCAGTTCATTGCCGCCTCCCGGCTGTATAAAGATTAAAAAAGCTCCCATAACAGGGAGCTCATGATTTCTGAAAAGAAACGCTTATGCTGGATTGATACACTCTGTGGGACATACGTCAACACAGGCACCACAATCGATACAAGTATCAGCGTCGATCACTCTCGCATCATCTTTTTCAGAAATTGCGTCAACGGGACATTCACCTTCACAGGCGCCGCAGTTTACGCAGTCATCTTTTACAATTGAATAAGCCATATTGTTCCCCATTAATCTTCAAAGAAGATTATAGAAGTAATTTATCCGGCAATTATATACCGAAATATTTATTTGAAGATAATCCATTGGATTTCTTTTATCAAGCCTTTAAAGCGTTTTTTTCATATGACGATGCTCTATTCCGGCATCCATGTATATATTCCCGAACGCCCTGTAGCCCAGTTTCTCGTAAAATGGCACAGCGTGAAGCTGCGCACCCAGTTCCACTTCATCAAATCCCAGTTCAAAGGCAATTTCCTCTATCTGGCGGATAAGTTCCCGGCCGATTCCAAGTTTTCTGTATTCTTTGAGCACAGCGACCCGGCCGATATGACCATCGGTTGTGAGTCTGGCTGTTCCTATCGGTATATCACCGTCTAAAGCCAGGATGTGGCTGTACCGGCTGTCCGATTCATCCTGTTCCAGTTCAAGAGGAACGTTCTGCCCTTTTACAAAAACCTCGTGTCGAACGGCGCTCAGCTGTTCTTTATGCTTGTCCCAGTCGGCCACTATATATCTTACTGCCATAAATCTTCCTTTTTCAGACCGAATCTCTCTTTGTGCTCTCCGGCTCCGGCAGGTTCAATGTGAATCATAATGTCATAAATATTATCTATAGAGCTTCTGATCTCTTCGTCGAGACGGAGGGAAATGTCGTGTCCCTCTTTTACGGTCAGATTGCCGTCGACCTCCACATCTAAATCGACCACATAGAACCGGTTCATTTTTCTTATACGCATCTTATGAGGGTTCTGAACTTCCTGAACCCTTTCCACCGCGGCGAAAATCCGGTTGTAGATCTCCTTGTCATCAATGGAATCCATGAGCTCCAGCGAGGTCTCTCTGAATATGGAAAAAGCGACAACCATGATCCAGAAGCTGACGATCAGGGCGATTACGGAATCGATCAGGGCAATATTGAACCAGCGGGTGAAAAGAAGCCCGATGAGCACGGTCAGAGAAATGATTATATCGTTTCTCATATTTTTTCCGTCGGCAATGAGCATGGGAGAGTCGGTTTTTTTTCCGGTATTGAATTTATAGAGAGCCAGTATCGTTTTGCCGGCTATGGAAAACAGAGTCGCGTATATAGCCCATAGCCCGGGCAGTTCTCTCATCGAACCGCTGAGAATATCCTGTACCGACTTCACAGCAAGCTGGCCGCCTGCGAAGAAAATAATAAAAGAGAGAATCTTTGTCGAAATGGTTTCGGCTCTCTCATGCCCCCAGGGGTGCTCTCTGTCCGGCGGCTCCGAAGATATGGACGCTGTAAAAAAAGTGAGCAGCGACGTGGCTATATCGGTTGCCGAATCAATTCCGTCACCCACAAGAGCAAGAGAATGACTGGCCAGGCCGATAACAATCTTTAATACGGCCAGAATCGTATTACCGAAAGCGCTGACAATAGAGGATCGTTTTATAAGTCGGCTTCTTGAGTTCTCGTTCATAATCTATTTCACTATAGTTTTGATTCTGCTTCTCAGTGTCAAGTCTCTATCGAGAAAAATTATATGGATGATTCGGCCTTTGGCGGACAGGCGGAGAACTTCTCCGCGTATCTGAAAACCTTCATCTGTATCAATATGATAATAGAGAACGATCCTGTCGTGTCTTTTGAAATGGAAGTCGGGATTCTCCAGGCTGGCGCCCCCTTCGCTGATATCGGTAATGTAGGAGTGTCGGGCCATTTCATCCAGATCAAGAAGTTTTACCATAACTGGAAGCTTGACTCTTTTCCGTTTAAAAGCTCTCCGCTTCTGTGATTGGAGAAGACTGTGGGAAACCGAAATGACATTTCCTTTCTGTTCCAGAAGATTGGAGTTAATTGTGAATATCTTCTGATTGTCATGAAAATAAACATTAAGAGGTGAACCTTCACGCAAGGGAGGGATCGGCTTCTTCGTCTGCAGGATAAGGGAGTCTCTTCGGTTTTCCTGTATTTTCGCGCTGTATTTGGCTGTTTCGCTCAAAATGACAAGAGAGGGCATTCCGACAGGTAATTCTTCGCTGGAGAAATAGTTGGCTGAAACGGTCTTGGAGGGGAAATTCAGTTTTTTTTCCAGTTCCGCTCTCAATCCTTCGGGAGGGGATTCCTTCCCGGCCAGGGCATTGGCGCAATCTGAAAAAGTCCGTTTATTCGTCAGCATGTGATATTTTAAATCTTCCGATTCGAGATAAGTTGTCAATTTCATAATATAGGCCAGTTCTCTATCGTTCAGGTTCAGCCTGAGGAGATAACTGTCAAATTTTTTCTTCATCAGTTTTGAATGTTCCTGATGCTGCTTGTTTTTGTAGAAGAAATAACTGTAGGCGATAATGCCGGTGAGAAGCAGGGCCATGAGAAAAACAATTGTGATTTCACCTGCTCCGGCCAGCCAGTTACCGAAGAGTGATAAGGGGTAGAGTGTTGTCATACTGTTAATTATATTCAGCTGCGCAGAATATACCAGGTCTGGCTGTTATGTGTTCCGTGAACCATCTCCGCTGGATAGCTGAATTTATCCTCTACCCTGCGGTCCATGATTTCATCGAGAAGGGAGGAGCAGTTTTCATCGCTGACAAAGAAGATGACTTTATTGGATTTGTTCAGAGCCTTAAGGGTCATGGTTATGCGTTGGACCCGGGGGTCGAGGAGTGATTTTTCGGTAAGAACCACAAGCTTTCTTTTTTCCATGAGAGCTGTAAATCCCGTAAACAGAGAAGCCACATGGCCATCGGGCCCCATGGACAGAAGGAGAAGGTCAAAGGAGTCTCCGCTGGATT contains:
- a CDS encoding head GIN domain-containing protein — encoded protein: MSLRKICFLSLLLIPVFLFSGGQTEISQENRIVYDIDNFNSIDGSAAFDIEVRQSDRFSLIVYADKSTAAKMLVEKRGRTLVLGMKPFSGPGWNKSPKAVITMPELVSVEMSGASSMIAAGFRSDRSFSVDISGASSLEIDITASSADLEMSGASNLKAVLEVPEVRLEISGSSDLELVGRGGRLKAKISGASSGDLSDFKLSEASIDLSGSSDLTIRLDGKLDLDASGASKLYYSGDVNLGSIELSGASSLKER
- a CDS encoding GIN domain-containing protein, whose amino-acid sequence is MDTSFVQRRYEFSGFNGISANGPVRIRIMQAEDWDVRVFSSREDSGSIKIRHRNEIFQIRINERPVTQAPTPVIVITMPELTSLELEGAVEMEAGGFSSNLPLNVLMKSGAYLNINGFEASESIFTMEGPCILHAFLSVDRMEINSTGKMAARLGGRMEELFLSAESSSRLDGTMLLVDRVELDLKGICEIRISPDQSLSVRSDDESIIYYNGEYLKEEPSVYGPALLRKY
- the pyrF gene encoding orotidine-5'-phosphate decarboxylase, whose translation is MKETFFTKLEKVCREKNTLLCIGLDPRVSPSDGESAADLIIAQNKKIIEETAPYAACFKPNIAFYEIYGPEGLKALEETLNMIPDDIPVIMDSKRGDIGSTAEAYADSIFGHYKVGSTTLSPYMGRDAVDPFLKWEDRGVFLLCRTSNPSAGAVQDLMIGDKTVYEYMASELTSWSDRVGLVVAGNDIPAMAKVRDIAPDAWFLAPGIGAQGGDMKEAVEAGMREDGLGILPNVSRAVSNAPSPGEAARKFRDEMNEARDAVLRMRKSEGYEKKDFLMDRVVKGLIDTQCFKVGEFVLKSGKKSPFYIDIRRVSSSVSLLNDVAEAFAKVLEPVEYDRIAGIPVAALPLATAVSLKTGKPMIYPRITMKAHGTGNRIEGEYNKGEKIVLLDDLITTGKSKVEAIEILREAGLVVDDLVVLLERGAQGRKDMAAAEISLHAYAHVSELLAPCHKMGLIDEKQFNEMTEYALKE
- a CDS encoding mechanosensitive ion channel family protein, which gives rise to MAALEILRDIFFKDISLGTFNLPFSISDVLLKVLLPLIAVIITYRVILLGLKHLMKVLKVKEELAVRISSWSRRIFRVAAFFAGIALIGSLLGTEIAFYIGQFINLLNQPFFETGNTKISLVTLLMLIPVFWAASWGGKYTRVLLDRSFIRNLNIDEARKFSIGSMTRYAVMAVIVLFGLSIIGIDLSALGVLFGVLGIGLGFGLQGTVANFFAGLVLISTGYVKEKDRIVVNNSEGTVISIKMLSTIVSTVTHENLIIPNSHLMENVVHNYSFDDRKVVIINKIQVSYDSDLDRVLEIMVDTVKESPYLVKSENPVARVHSFDDSGITMKLISWINDSANKYEFLGWVNLELWRAFKKEGIEIPYPQLDLHVKKEKGEPELPV
- a CDS encoding methyltransferase, with amino-acid sequence MKYILSLGLFSSNDIDSGSKLLLKTVAQQIENDKINSVLDMGCGVGVIGISLKKRFPGASVSMRDRDALAVAFSLENARINKVEGLNIESSLSLENLEEKTFDLLISNIPAKAGETVLEDFFRRSVNFTTAEGRVAVVIVAPLADFAEQKILEYGHEILHKEATYHYTVFHFRGHKCENPDDEMAVYVRNSDIFQLKKTEYRLETAYNIPDFDHTGFRITHAAEVLNPFQIRGTGLFWNPGQGHIPVFTAVKKNNRFDRIYLSGRDLLQIKMTDRNLKREMPQVEIVELPLYTESLLPEKIEEKSLDFACFDITPVTRTEWEQDLKDAARKILKPGAWFFVIGKSADIHKLLKDNKGFTPVEDRKYKGIRAALFKRNK
- the efp gene encoding elongation factor P; translation: MSQIKAGAIEKGMFLLEKDAPYLVVERDFVNPGKGSSFVRLKLKNLRNASVLKVTHKTQDNIEEIDVEDVDSQFLYSDGSSYHFMNSETFDQYEVPVEGLEDKGYFMREGETFRVVRWNNEALDIKLPPKMDLIVTEAEDGVKGDTVTGATKYVTVETGLTVKVPIFIKQGEKIRINVETKEYQERINN
- the epmA gene encoding EF-P lysine aminoacylase EpmA → MNWELIKKRSEIIMQIRSFFINKGYLEVDTPLLSPDLIPESSIEIYKTEMINPFKGNKDLYLIPSPEIWMKKLLSMGSGDIFQICKSFRNSEQSGRQHNSEFTMLEWYKTGFGYLDNIQETEELFHFLTDENSPGNIKPPFARMSMEEAFIRYAGFSLEAHYEREQLYSQCLKLDLGPEEDESWEVLFNRIFIDRVEPNLPQEKPLVLYNYPSRIKTLAKEIDGTLWSERWELYAGGMELANCFSEENDRKKIRDYYAEEKALKDALSPVSHKVDENFHEFFGKGFPRCSGVAMGVDRLIMLLTGERSIGGVILFPHL
- a CDS encoding indolepyruvate ferredoxin oxidoreductase subunit alpha, which codes for MAYSIVKDDCVNCGACEGECPVDAISEKDDARVIDADTCIDCGACVDVCPTECINPA
- a CDS encoding GNAT family N-acetyltransferase — encoded protein: MAVRYIVADWDKHKEQLSAVRHEVFVKGQNVPLELEQDESDSRYSHILALDGDIPIGTARLTTDGHIGRVAVLKEYRKLGIGRELIRQIEEIAFELGFDEVELGAQLHAVPFYEKLGYRAFGNIYMDAGIEHRHMKKTL
- a CDS encoding cation diffusion facilitator family transporter; amino-acid sequence: MNENSRSRLIKRSSIVSAFGNTILAVLKIVIGLASHSLALVGDGIDSATDIATSLLTFFTASISSEPPDREHPWGHERAETISTKILSFIIFFAGGQLAVKSVQDILSGSMRELPGLWAIYATLFSIAGKTILALYKFNTGKKTDSPMLIADGKNMRNDIIISLTVLIGLLFTRWFNIALIDSVIALIVSFWIMVVAFSIFRETSLELMDSIDDKEIYNRIFAAVERVQEVQNPHKMRIRKMNRFYVVDLDVEVDGNLTVKEGHDISLRLDEEIRSSIDNIYDIMIHIEPAGAGEHKERFGLKKEDLWQ
- a CDS encoding PilZ domain-containing protein; this encodes MTTLYPLSLFGNWLAGAGEITIVFLMALLLTGIIAYSYFFYKNKQHQEHSKLMKKKFDSYLLRLNLNDRELAYIMKLTTYLESEDLKYHMLTNKRTFSDCANALAGKESPPEGLRAELEKKLNFPSKTVSANYFSSEELPVGMPSLVILSETAKYSAKIQENRRDSLILQTKKPIPPLREGSPLNVYFHDNQKIFTINSNLLEQKGNVISVSHSLLQSQKRRAFKRKRVKLPVMVKLLDLDEMARHSYITDISEGGASLENPDFHFKRHDRIVLYYHIDTDEGFQIRGEVLRLSAKGRIIHIIFLDRDLTLRSRIKTIVK